The genomic segment ACACTGAAACTAAGATTTTTACAATGACTTCTAAATCCCAATACTTTTGTCCCTTGTTACCTTTCTGATCTTGACTCCAACATCTCTCGTGCTTGTTAAACAGGCTTCAATCAACCTGATCTTGTTACTGTTTCTAGAAAATTCCAAGCACCTACACCAGGCTCTTTGCATTTGATATCCCCTCTTCCTGGAAGAAATTCTCTTCCTTTTGATATCTTTATGGCTTACTTCTTTACCTTCCTCAGGTCTTTTCTTAAAGTAATCTTTTCATTGAAGTCCTCTGTGACAACTCCATCTAAAACTACAAtattttcaacaatatttatcACTCTTCCCTGCTTTATATTTTGCTCTATAGCATTTACTCCCATCTAACACATTATatcatgtacttatttattttctgcttctcccAACTACCCATAAAAGctttcttgagggcaggggtcTTGTCTATTTCATTCACTGCTACATCCACTCAGCTTGGAAAATTTCCTGGTACATGTTAGGCATGTGATAATATTGTTGAGTAAATTGGTCTTACTGCTAtttaaacccaaaacaaacaaacaaaaacaaaaccagaacaaaacaacaacaacaaaaacctactCTGCATAAACATGGTGGATGTAAAAGCTACCTATTCCACATCTGCTATTTATAAGCAAAAatgcttctccttctccccacGTGCAGTGATATATAAATAGCTACAAATGAATACCTACATCTACCAAATCTTCCTACTGTAGGAGGCACCCTTTTTCTGATATTGTTGCTGGTTGAGCAAATCTGTAGAAAAGGTTGAGCTTTTAGTCAGGAGACAAAGGTTTTAGCCTCAAATCTGTTCCACATAGTTTAGCTTTCTTGAATTCCATTTCCTCATGTACAGAAGAAGGCAACCTAGCTAAATTAATTTCTTctcaaccaaaataaaaataagcactggaacatttttttttcaaatatgaaatgcAGGATCTTACTATGTAAACTGAAGAATGTAAAGCCAATATGATTATAGCAGATTGGAAGGGGTAATATCTGGAGCCTCCGGTTCCCTTTAGGAACATGTGGGGGACATCTGCACAGCACATCCAGGGTTCCATGGATCAAAGTTGGAAATTCCCTGGAAAGTATGTCTGGCTCTTCCAGGGGTTTTACATTCTGATTTGTCTCCTTGTTCtgatttccctccctctctcttggtCCTTGCTTGCAATCAGTTGAAAATGTGTGAATGTCCTTTTCCTGAAATGCTGATTCCCTCACTCCTTCTTTGTCCATACCCATCCTGACTTCAGGAACTCCTGACTTACCCTCAATTGCAAGTACTCACCTCTAGCCTTTATCCCCTGCTGTCAACTCCACAACCAGCCAGATGTATACTCCTAAACCATAATCTCCTGCACTGAAATTGTGAGTAGCCTTCCATTTCCCAACAAATCAATTACAGAATCCTAAGGTCTGCATTTAAAATCCTCTAAAATATGATCCAGTAAAACTCGCTGACATATGCTATGCTCTAGTCAAACTGGAGCAGTTGTTCTtggattatttctaattttcttcactCACGCCTTTGTTCCTGTTAGCCTACATACACTATGTAATCTTCCTTCACTcactatttctgcctttcaaaagCTATGTCTCATTTAAGGCCCTTTGCAAATAGTACATTTTGTCTTCTGTCCCTTTGTATatacctcctccttctcctccaccctcctcttACTTCtttgtacttcttcctttcctgatCTTTCCAACAAAATATAGTCTCTTCCAACATTGAATACCTATGTAATTTTGTTTGCACTTCTTTTATAATATGTATGCTATCCTATTTACGTTTATGTTGcattgttaattttttcattgtcCTTCTAAATGTTAAGGCCTAGATGGAGACTCACTGTTAAGACAATTCTAACAAATTAGCGACAGCTCAGGTGATTGATTGTATTGCTCAGGAAGCATCCCTTTGCGACCACTGGCGCCTGCTGCCCCAAGGCTACTTGACCACCTCTGGCTCTCTCCAAGGCCAAAGATCAATCAGCCAACAGCAGGCACCACTGCTGGTTATTGATAAACTAAAATCTCCCCCTATATAAGAAACCAGCCGCAAAGGGAGGGTGCTGGCTCTCCTTAAgggtcagtctctctctctctctttttcacttcCCTTTAATAAATTTCCTCATTATCTGCTTGCCTGGctcactctcttttttctccatacTCGCCTTACACTAAATTGCAGGCACTTACAGATAAGCACTTTgtcttatacattttaaaattcttattctgTGGTTTTGCTTGTAGTAGGTACCCAATTTTCACACTtatatgaaatgaagaaaaatgaagacatattTTGTCTTGCCTAAGTGATATATAGTTTTGCAATATTGTAATTTTGCTATACCTACTGTAATAGTAATTAGAATATGTCTTGAAACAACATATATTTCACAGAAGATGTTAATGGTAGTAACTGGAACTGAACTGAAGGTGCAGAGAGTAAAAGTTACTTTATGAGAGTCCAATTACAACTATAGAAAACACTCAAGATATTTTGTCTGTGGATACATTTTCACAGAAAATGAATTCTACACCAGTTATAGTAGGCcatttaaataactaaatatatagatagatgtgAGTACATGATTTTTAGAAGTGTGAATCCCTAGatagaaataatatttactaGCATATAATATGAAAAGGCTTGTTAGCAATGGCTCCACCAGGGCAAAATTATTCACcagagagaaatatattttcacttttacttccttttaaatAGTGTATAAAGTACAAGGAGCATTGCAAGCTGAACAAGAAGAACAGATTTCTCATATTGTCATGATATCTCAGGGTCTTCATATGGAACTTCTGAAATAAGACTGGACAAATTCCAATTCTCTTAGTGAGTTTTTACAGAAACTGAGTAGAATAAGTTTTAACACTTCTGCCACTTCAAATAGCTCTCTGTAGACAAactatttttatatagttttctaTTACTTTCTATTCTATGAATGAGACTGAATTTATTTCTCCATGTTTGAACTCCCTCTTAATGTTCTGAGATGAGTTCATTTCTCTGTATGCTACTAAACTTCAGGCTCTCTTCTGCAGACTCAGCCATGATTATCTCTAAGCTTATTTCACAGTCATATGATGCAGAATGCAGTGTTCACAGTGAATAGCTGAATGTTCACTTAAATTCAATTGCTTCTGTTCACATATAAGCACACATATTTTTAGTTGTTGCATGGATGTCCATGCAAATAATCATGTtggcatattatttaaaaatgcttaGCATACAGTTTCTACAATGAAAGTTCCAGCTTTGTCATTTCTTTGCCATATGGCCATTCCAATTATTTAACTTGAGATTCAGTAACATATAGATAAAAATAACTACACTTGAGGTGTTAATGTGAGCAttaactaacacacacacacacacacacacacacacatagtttcTGTtcaagattgtgtgtgtgtgtgtgtgtataaatctagtagggtatataaatatatactttacaCTTCTTATATAGCTAACATCTACATTTCTATCTATAGTCTTGTAGAATTTTTAGCATACGAGTACACAAAAATGGAGGCTAATTATCTCATCTGCAAATTATAGGAGTACCTATCACAATCCAATTATATTCTGTATTTAATAGCCTTTAGATTTTTACAAACACTGTGTTTTGGACATGACTGAATCAAgcattatacatacatacacacttacACACAACCCATAACATCATTTAGAAGTAACTGGATGAATTCAAAAAAGGTTTCCCAAGTAGACAAAGTAGTGAAAGAAAATTGTTatcagttatttcatttattttcatggcaTTTGGTTATTCTAATGAAAAATTATTGATGGATAATTTATGAACAATTACTCAGTTACTTTGGTGTCTCAGTTAGTTGTTAAGTAAAGCACATTTTAGTGCTCAGAAAGAGTCACACACTTGAAAATCTCAGTGTAACTCACTTTCATCAGGAAAAGTTCGACAGCCCATCTTCTCTTGCACATGATTTTCAGCTCGTCTCTTGTGAAGTTTTCCTGTGtaagggcttttgtttgtttggttggttagtttttaacctttaatttattttacaataactttggGACAGAAGTACACATCCATATCTTTTCCATAAGATTCCTATTCATTTATAGGGTACAGAGTTTATGAAATtactcaaaattaaatagtcaAAGGCAGAGATTTGGAGTAAGATTTGGTCTGGTTCCTAGTTCTATAAACACTGTATGTTTTTCTTAGGAGTTACAGGTCTGAGTAATCCAGGAATTCTGTTTATACTAAAGTATTCTTGAGTTCCTTATAATTTACAAATTTTCACCCAAATTAATAGCATGCAATATTTTTCATGATGTTCAAAGCTCTTGGATTCTTAAGTTAACAGCTCTAGTCCTAATTCTAGAGATTTTCAACATCtctatttttgcatttaatttcaCACTATTTCTCAGCTACAATATAGGAAGAATGTGCTGATGAATGTTAAGATAAATGAATCAAacagaaagttttattttagagGTTGGAGGACTTTATTGATGCTCAACAGGTTAACAGAATTATGAGGGATAAATATAACCAGTCTGAAAATgctcttcctcccatcctcctttccaccctccttcctttcgtttccttcctccctcccttccttccttccttccttccttcatgtctctctctccttctttctctctctttctttctggtaTCCTTCAGCAAAGACATGGTTTCAAGATGACAAAATATAGAttgaacttaaaaattttttttcttttaatgtttgaaaaatcCAATTAATCACTTATGATAGAATTCCCTCTGTGGCttggtttctttatctataaacaAGGACAGAATGataatgtaataatttatatttaatcagTCATTATTCTGCCAAAACTGTACTGTGTTCATTCACTCATGCAGATAATTATTCATATaataattcttaaatatattcattaatttggCAACTATTCTGGTACCTTTTGTGAACAGGCCCTTTGTGAGATGTGGGCATAACTGTGATGAGGAAAAGAGGCTTGATTCCTTCCCTAGTGGAGTTTACAATCAAGTGCAATCACTTGATAGATAATAATTTCAGCTTCCTTATCTTAAATAACAGCTAAATGATgagtaaaacaatttttttttaagataaagtaatttttattttgagttagTTGGTATTTGGTCCTCCCTTagataataaaaaagattatCTTAGACTGCCTTCAATGGAAGCtctgggatttttatttttctttggaaaatccTTATAGTAAGGCTtggcttattttaagaaattaatgctAGGGATAATATATTTCCTATtacaagaaaatgcaaaagagaTTAGTTTATTTATAAGGTTACTTAGCCTGGTATTAGGAAAAGTGGCCAGCTAGATGAAATAGAAATTTCATGGAGTTATTTCAGAGGTGTGCTGAAAAACCTCATTCCTTAACTTCTCTCAACCTTTTAGTGATAGTTATAATTTCTGTGGTggagtttcattttctttgtataatatacGACTATACATATATACTAGTCTATAGGGTAGACTACACATATATATTAGTATCATTTATTTCCACAGAAATGCCAACCATCATATTCACTTCCACCCAACACTGGCATCCCTCTTTGTCCAACAAATGTGTCATTTGAACATGAGACTTCTCAAAATTACACTTGTAGGTACTCAGTTgatatacttttttccatagcTATCAGTGCTTAAAAAGCTTTGTTTAAATACTGAATTTATTAATTAGTAGTCCTTCTTgctacatttttgaaaaaataattgtaCAAAAACTTTTTAAGTGAGATACCAAATGCAGAAATCATTTGGGAAAAATAATAGattgtaatttatttaaatattttaagcaattttattaaaaatagacataagaattaaaaggaaatgaacaaactAAAATATCTATGGAGTATTTGTAAAAAAGATATACTTTAATATGTAAAGTCTGTTAAgtacatattaaaaatgttaccaagtccaagcttgcactgctcaccacacgacaggccaatgaatcagagacaaggtgctgaggcaaggaatacgactttatacGGAAAGCCGGCAATCcgtgaagatggcagactagtgtctttcaaaaaccatcttattggggtctgaatgctagtttgttttataggaccagagagggaggggctgtggggaagtaaagttaaagggccaccCGTCTTACAAAAGACCTccgggaataaccagcctcagtgaggggataggttaattttagccattcacacaggtgggcagggcagattgtctgctggtgggctgaacagaggcactttagttcaacattcagacAAAGGCGCAGTGTTCCCAGAGGCAgaccatcatgtatgattacaataacaaaagcaacaagaagcaaaggttaaagtcaaagaaacagatataacatggagtccaatttagctccaCCTGGTAACAAAGAGATGAAGAGCCCAATACAAAACTGGGCAAAAGACATGGACAAGCAAttgtgaagtgaaaaaaatacaaatgaccaattCATGGATTAGCAGTAAACTCCACTTATAATCATTTAATGCATTCACATATCAATgagatgcattttcttttcttttttcttttggcttcacGGCACaatttgtgggatcttagttccccaaccagggattgaacttgggcccatggcagtgaaaatgatgagtcctaaccagtgggtcaccagggaattcccgagatGCATTTTCATGTAGCagattagtaaaataaaaaaaacaagctaTAATACACTGTCTTGTCAAGAAAGGGGGAGATGAAGAATGAACATTCTCATACATCATTTTAGTGAGATAAGTTTtggattaattaatttaaaaattctgaagtaCATAATTATAATGTATGATATGTCCTAAATAATTGTATATAATCATAAAGTTTTAGCTAAATAAAAGCAAGGTTGTTATATGTTAataatatagaaaattaaaaacatccatATATGCAATAAAGTACCacaaaaacattcaaaaattattGGTGTAAAATTACTGTATTGACATgggtaatatttattatatattgttGAGTGATAGGTTATAAAATAGCATGTACTGTGTATACAATGATATACTTTTACATATACAGTTACTATCTCTGTGTTCTCATTAAAGataatgtaacagggaagagccaaatctgactacatgttggatctgtttctctcACTGTAACTTTTGCTTCCCATCAcctttgttcactaaaaggatactgtctatacacaatggcctacctcagggaaccctgcccctcagcctgaatgttaaaccaaagtgcctttgtttaGGGAAACATTCTGatcctgtccacctgtggatgacttcaaaaaagaagaaattaacacatcccctccctgaggctggccactccaggggacatttgcaaatcttatggcctttttaccTTACTTCCTCAGCTCCTCCcactctctgttctataaaagaaactggtatCCAAACCCAAATAAGATGGTTAGTTTTGAGACTTAAGTCTGCCATCTCCTTGGTCTGcctgctttctgaataaagtcgtattccttgcctcaacacctcgtctccgatttattggcctgtcgtacggtgagcagagtgagcttggacccGGTAacaatagtttttatttcttcttattacttattttatttttctaaattaaaaaatacacccttattaattaaaaagtgctttaccttttttttctgattgaaaaGATAATATATACTCATTGCAGAACAAAAAACTGAGCAAACACAGAAATGTATAAGAAGTAAATTTACTGCATTCTTTCACTCAGAGATAATCAATGCTAACACTTTGTGGTAAGTTTTTATAAGCTTTTCTGTATATAACACTAGCAAGAGATTCCCATACAGATGATTTTAACAAAAGGGTTTCAGACCCCTCTAAGACTTTTCCTTAAAttcagataaagaaatagaagttgGACAGTTAAGAGTATTACTCCATCTGACTGCAGATTTCACTAGGTGGAAAGAAGCATGATGACCTCGGACTCTTAAGGTGGTGCAGTCAAAAGAGGAGAGATCCACTGAACTGGTGGACAAAGGAAAGTAGAgatagagaaactaaagatagACTTTATTTACCATCTTGATTATTTTGCCTAAGGTGGGAAACAGTCTCTCTGGCTTCTTGCCTTCACTTCCATAAACAGAGTGCTACCTTCAATGAGTTAACTCCGTCTACCTCCCCCAAGAcatgctttttggaaatttcacTCCAGGAAAAGAATCGTCGATTTTCTTTGATCGGTAGAATCCAAGTAGGCACACATAGCCAAGCTGCTTGAGtgtgagaaaaatatttagatttctctttacatttatggaatatcatttttcttaaatttcaattatattttaaattacatgaatATATTAGTgtagtgatatatgtatatataatttacagGTAAATAAATGCACATGACCACAATCACAATAGCAGAAAGCTGTTAGAGGAATACGGTGAAAACACTTTGGATCCCACTTTTCAAAAGGTAAGTTTCCTTATGTTGTTGCATTCAGGTGTTTTTTTATTATGGATTCTGTGCAGTTTCTTCATAATTATCTTTTTCATACTAAATTCAGACTTTACAATTTATCAAATAGAACTGTCTATTTCTCAAAGGAAAGTTATCAGAGCCTCTCAAGAAGcagaggggttttttttgtttgttttggttttggttttggtttttttttagacttttctccaaaataCACAGATAATTAGCCACTAAAATAAAAACCAGCTCTCTTTAGCTCATATGAAACTgaaaattgtgtctttttttgtatatttggatCAACAAATATTGAACAGCATCTATAAATAATGTgctgtgaaaaatttcaaagaataaaatatgacTTCCTTCAGAATCATAAAATGTGTTTATGAAAATACGGAAAATTGATAATATCAGCAATATGGTATACTTTTTGTACTTGATATTGACtacatagtaaatattaaatttacaCAAATTCAGAGTCACTGGGTAAAGAAGAGCCATTATACATTTACGAGTCTAAATTAGGAACTGTCtaactaaaaagataaaaatgtgatATTAACACAAGTTAATATCATTACCTATTTATTAGTATTAGATATATTATTAAATGCTTCAATGCAAATAGGTGCCACTGAAGTGCATGACATAGAACGTGGAATGTGTACATGCTTTGATATTTAAGTACTATGTTAATTAACACATGCAAATATTTCATCATAGATGGAACAAAGGCATAGTACCCAACAATTATTGAATAGCTTTTAcgagccaggcactgttctaaatgtaactgagcaggaccctatggggccttcccaggacgggcccttcccccatatcctctgctttagctcctctctgaaggacctagataacagtatctgatgcacatttcctgagttgttttacagacgTGAAAAACACCCCCACATGGAAGGTGTTAACCGCTTGATGACCGGGAGCCcgtagccccaggcctcctggagcctaaggactgatgaTGTCAACCCCTGCCACACTGCCCTGTTCCCTCCCCATCAGCCAAGCAGAGAATCGCGCATGAGCTGATCGCATACCCTGCGACCCTCGtccctcacctggcttttaaaaatgtgttaccGAAACCCTTCCAGGagcttgggggtttttttggacGTGAGCCACCCATCTCTTTACACGGCCCcacaataaacctttctctgctccgaactccaacatttcagtttgtttggcctcactgtgtgtcgggcataTGAACTTGTGCTAACATAAGTATTTTATGTATGACACAGATTTCCCCTGCAATCCAGAAGTAGAGTGCACCTAAGAAATCTTTTGCAAGCCAAAATGGCAGAAAGCAAAGAAgtaattaccttaggacacaacTTGCTAATGGATGCACAAATGAcctgagataaagcacagatgctcacagacacagttcaggCTATGGTGGCCTGATGCTAAGATGCTAAGTGTAGTTCCCAGGAAGAAGCTTGGCAGTGCCACTCTCACTCCTCAAGAATCCTGAAGCTTCTGTAACAGCTCACTGCAAAACACTGAAcactattttcacttttctccttttttcataaaAGCGTTGCTGTAATAACGGCTACCCTGTATACCGAGGcctaatagaaatacagagacagcgattttggaggaagagagagatggctttatttttctttgccaggcaaaaggaagacacagcaggctagtgcctcaagaactttgcccgccccccccccccccccccccgccccgactccCTGAATCcttgggagtcagggaagattttatacctggggctcgcagtctggggtatgtgataaggatcaagcaggtgaaggtcttgcattctttttcctttgcattatttcaaaactGTCATAGCTGGCCTCAgactggggtctggcagtttgttgattgtctgtttGTCTACGGTTTGTCGGTTGGGGACCTCCTTTccgaaatgcaaaacaaactataggaatgattttgttacaatggtcatatggaatgcagcttccaagcTGTAAATAAGGTTAGTGAGTGAGAGGCAGGATGCAACTCACATAGAgttaagtatcagggagttagctttgtgaagtaaaaatctggtaactacagattagtgacagctaaagtaaaacaaggaatgatcaactctttcaggccaggttatctttctcctctagcctgttccacattctctttgttttccttactctcaagagaaaaaagaaaaatcacttctatttgcattgcaacaaaagcaaaagtcctctttggatttctttaaaAGAGTGAAACAGGTACTAATATAGGTCTTTCGTAAAAGTAAAGTTCTGTAAAGCAAAATTGCAATAAGCAGGGGATACCTGTAATTCTgttaatccttacaacagtccTATGAGCCATATACTATTATTTTCTCCAATTTACAGTTgcaaaaactgaagcacagagagtttaactaacttacccaaggtcacaatgCTAGGAATTACAAGAGAGCATTTGAAACCTGGCAGTATGACTCTAgagtttttttcctatttcaggaattttaaaattgtggAGATGATTGGTAAGCttctatttttagaagaaaactatCATGCTCAGATCCAGAGATAAAAGCCAAAGTTATACAGTCATTACAAACTAAATGATTGTATGCAATGTGTATTTTGTGTGCTAACGAGGAACATAAGTGTGTTGAGTGGGATTTGATACCGGGCTTGGCTTTGCCCATTACTCTCCATTTCTTATCCAATTTCAGATAATCGAAATCATGGaccaagaaaataaatcaggagtGACTGAATTTGTATTGCACAGTCTTTCAGGTTCTCGAGAACTACAGCTtttctattttgcattttttacactCTTCTATTTATCTATTGTGCTGGGAAACCTCCTCATTGTCCTCACAATCATCTCTGAACCTGCCCtacacacacccatgtactttcTACTTGGTAACCTCTCCTTCACTGATGTGTGTTTGTCCACTTTTGCCACCCCCAAAATGATTGTTGACTTCCTTGTGGAACACAAGACCATCTCCTTTGAGGGCTGCATGGCCCAGATATTCTTCCTGCACGTCTTTGCCGGTGGTGAGATGATGCTCCTTGTGGCCATGGCGTATGATAGATATGTGGCCATATGTCGTCCCCTGCATTATGCCACCATCATGAGTGTGCATAAGTGCACAAGCCTCGTGGTGGGCTCCTGGCTCATTGGGGTTCTGCACTCAGTAAGTCAGTTGGTCTTCACAGTAAACCTTCCATTCTGTGGACCCAACAAAGTAGACAGTTTTTTCTGTGACCTTCCCCTGGTTATCAAACTTGCCTGCACAGATACCTTCACTCTTGAGGTCCTGATGCTTTCAGACAGTGGACTGATGGCCATGAGCTCCTTTGTGCTCTTACTGGTCTCCTACACGGTCATCCTGGTCACTGTGCGGCAGCGTTCCTCAGTGGGCATGACCAAGGCCAAGGCCACGCTGACTGCCCACATCACTGTGGTGACCCTCTTCTTTGGGCCCTGCATCTTCATTTATGTCTGGCCTTTTAGCAGCCTCCCAGTGGATAAGGTTCTCTCtatattttatactgtttttaCCCCTCTTTTAAACCCCTTGATCTACACCTTAAGAAACAGGGAGGTAATATCAGCAATGCGAAAACTAAGGTGGCAAAAGGTGAGTTCATAAGGGTCTTCCAGCTCTCCCTTGTAATAAACAGTAGCTCATAATAATGACCAGGTTAGTGTACCTTCCTCTGTGAATTCCTGTTATGTCTCAAATACCATAggacacattttcttcttttcatagcattttattttataacagtaaACTAGCCATCTTACACAACAGAAGAATAGGACACCCTGACTTTTGCTTGTGACATAATTCTTATTTCacagtaaaattatttataatgttgGGGAGAAGGATATTTCCCCCTTTACCTGTCTTGAATTCTTAtggctggactaataataaaattgacacagacagattaataggagaaaaagaaacatattttaattcGCACGTGtggaggtctcatagaaatgaAACCTAAGAAggggccaaagcaggcagcttttatactttttagacaaaaacTCCAATAAATTTGTG from the Hippopotamus amphibius kiboko isolate mHipAmp2 chromosome 2, mHipAmp2.hap2, whole genome shotgun sequence genome contains:
- the LOC130845686 gene encoding olfactory receptor 4K15-like, whose protein sequence is MDQENKSGVTEFVLHSLSGSRELQLFYFAFFTLFYLSIVLGNLLIVLTIISEPALHTPMYFLLGNLSFTDVCLSTFATPKMIVDFLVEHKTISFEGCMAQIFFLHVFAGGEMMLLVAMAYDRYVAICRPLHYATIMSVHKCTSLVVGSWLIGVLHSVSQLVFTVNLPFCGPNKVDSFFCDLPLVIKLACTDTFTLEVLMLSDSGLMAMSSFVLLLVSYTVILVTVRQRSSVGMTKAKATLTAHITVVTLFFGPCIFIYVWPFSSLPVDKVLSIFYTVFTPLLNPLIYTLRNREVISAMRKLRWQKVSS